The following nucleotide sequence is from Zonotrichia leucophrys gambelii isolate GWCS_2022_RI unplaced genomic scaffold, RI_Zleu_2.0 Scaffold_108_149671, whole genome shotgun sequence.
gctggagcttctgaagaggatgcccagggctcctcctgcaactgctccaagggtactttcagagaatcccagaatcagcaagggtggaaaagaccttggagatcatcaagtccaacctgtgccctgacactgtCTTGTCTTCcttgagcctcctcttctccaggataaacaaccacagctccctcagctgcaccTTACAGCTTGGCCtgcttggccacctgggcacactgctggctcatgtccagcctgctgtccatcagtccctgcaggtgaTGGAGGAGACCAtgctgctgtccagcccctctggcaccttgtggagaaagggaagggaagggaagggaagggaagggaagggaagggaagggaagggaagggaagggaagggaagggaagggaagggaagggaagggaagggaagggaagggaagggaagggaagggaagggaagggaagggaagggaagggaagggaagggaagggaagggaagggaagggaagggaagggaagggaagggaagggaagggaagggaagggaagggaagggaagggaagggtccAGATCCAATTCTTCCTGAAatgtggtgtttgctggcactgccagtgccttGACCtgaaaatttcccttttctggcacagcccaagtaCAGCcatttgctggcacagaaatacaaaacctGGCAACTTCCTGCTACTGAGTCTGGCACCTCCCACATCTTGTGTTTGCTGCCCCAGTAcccagatttggaaatttcctgGTGCCCGCACAGCCCGAGTCCAGTGATTTGCTGACACAGAAAGccaaaatttggaaatttccagGTTCTGACTCCAGCACCATCCAGATCTAGTGTTTGCTGAGACCGTCAGTGCACAGATTTGGAAATTTCTCGGTGCCTTCACAGCCCAGGTCTAGCAATTTGGTTTTAGCTATCTTAGGCAGAGAAGTTCTTTTGGACTgtgactttcctttttcttggaactgtttaaacctgctctggactgaaaacccagaaaaacactggcaacagctcacacctgtgggCCCCCGAGCTCTGGGACGCTGCATTCCAGCACCAAAGGGACTTAGAAGAGACCGAGTGAGCCAGCTACAACCCACAAAAAGGACTTTCTCCATTTGCCATTGCTTCAGCACTGTCTgaggttttatttaatattattcattttccATGCTTTTGAATACTTTACTTGTTAAataaactgggtttttttcagtattctCAAGTGAAGTCTTTTCCTGAACTAGTAGGGGGAGGGGACTACTTGAACTTGCTTTCTAGACAGACCCCTTTTGGAGATGTCCTCCCAAAATTTGCCCTATACCAGCACAAACAGTCACAATGAAAATTGCACCGGTGGCATAATTTCCTGGTGGCAAATCTTGCTACAtgtgataaataggtatgatttgtgctgataaaaaattgaaacagtaatcaatattgatacagtaattaatatttgagaataataaaacagttaatagttaaaagttgtaatgccaaagaagagagggaaaggaggggctccacccacccccccttcccagcagatgttctcaaggaccacaggaaagaagctgaagatacagttgctaaaaatgaccaagaacctggttgggtccaagaaaatgctaattataagggacttattgctttgatatgtagatgcagtgatatgttagtcttggcttatattgtactggcttggtgcgcatgtgtaacccaaaggtgaattaaaggacaacgaagaagactacagggccttcatcagtgacgacccccaaagacttgtgcgaccaccaaaccgagtggtggcgcatgcgtggtaaaggtggtaatgaaggcggaGGCAGAAAAGTAACGAAccgaaaataggaggagatggcattgacacatggcatataaggggtgacttttacttggcaagcttgtacgtgaagtgTCAAGGGTCATTGAACCCTGCCCTCCATACCCCgcggttgtttttgcttatgcgctattatttgaaccaaattatcccttatttatatattttctaaactattcaattaaaattgttgctaccttaaatattgtttgggtttttttgatgggataattgggcaaacataacataCAGAACCTCGACCTTGCTCTCCATGAGAGATTCTTGGGAAGAGCAGAAAGAAGattcctggaaaactgaaacagctttccagaagtgaaatgaaaatgaaagaaacaatccaagatgttttcctctatttatttctatgctCCCCTTTTCCATGTTGCACTACTTCTCCATCCCAGTAATTCCAGATGCACAGCACCTCCAAGATAGGTGACTTAGTGATTTTTAGACACCCTAAAATACCATGAGCCACACACAGCTTTCCTTCCCCTGTTTTTATAGGAAAGCAACACTGGAGATGTAAGGGCAGTGCTGGACTCAGGTAGGAATCCTACCCCAAGGGAAGGTGCCCCAACATTGTTTGACCCTCAGCAAGGACAATGCACAGCAGCGAGCGAGGGGATTGCTGTGCCAGTGtgcaggagtcagggctctgcaTCTGGGCTGAACGATGCAAAGTTCCCGTGTTTGGGCAGACGGAGGGGCTGTCCCCGGGGCGCGCGGGGCTCGAACGTGGGGCTCGTGGGGCGAGCGGGGAACGGACACGGGGACGAACAGCCCCGGTGCTTCAGTtgcagcagcggcagcggcagcagtAGCGGCGGCAGCACCAAAACAGATACTTTTGAATagtctttctccttttctttctctttctttctctttctctcgCTTTCCCGCTGTCGGGCACCCTTCCCTCGGGGTCCCTTGCCCGGCGTCCCTCTCCTCACCCcgcctccctctcccctgcaggGCCGGGCCatgcccccggcccgcccccggccccgggcggggctgccccgtgcccggccccggccgtcCCGCCGCGGTCTCGCCTCCGCCCGGCTCTGGCCGTACTGGCGGTGGCGCTGCTGGGCGGGCATCAGTGCCTGGTGCGAGGGTGGCATCGCCGCCCTTTGCCTCCGCCTGgcccgagcccggccccggccccgacGCAGGGTCCagtcccggccccggccccggctcctccCGGGGCCCGCGGAGGACACACGcggcgcggccgctcccgccgcctccgcTGCGGCTTCCCCGGCCCGAGCTCCGCCGCTCGGCAGCGCGGCCGCCAGCCCCGAGCCTCCCGTGCCGCGTTCCCGGGAGCGAACGCCTGGGCAtggccggcccggggcgggtGAGGGGCGCTCGGAGGCCGTTGCTGGCCCCGGGCCGAGCGCTGACAGCCGCGTCCCGCCCGCAGGGAAGGCGCagcagggcctgaaggagcAGTACAGGCTGGGTTCGCTGCTGGGACGCGGCGGCTTCGGCAGCGTCTTCGCGGCCACGCGGCTCTCGGACGGCGCCCCGGTGAgcggcggaggaggaggaggaggagggcagagaatggggctgggcagggcaggcggCGAGCTGAGCCCGCTGCTCTCCTTGACTTGCAGGTGGCCATCAAAAGGGTGCCACGGAACCGCGTCCTGCACTGGGGCGAGCTGGTGAGTGAGCGGGGCCAGCGGCAGTAGCCGGGGATGCCGGCCGGGGATGAGCCGGGGCCCGGCACGGTGGGAGCCGCCAGGACGCCCCGAGGGAGAGCGGGCGTGGGGCCAGCgcagggcacagagcatccCGGCCTGGCTGAGGGCTTCCCGAGCCCCGGCACGGCATCAGCCCCACTGACGACATCGTGCTCCTCCCGCAGCCCGACGGCACCAGCGCACCCCTGGAGATcgtgctgctggccaaggtgTCCACTGGCTTCCCTGGTGTGGTCCAGCTGCTGGAGTGGCTTGAGCTCCCCAAGGACATCTTGATGGTGCTGGAGCGGCCAGAGCGGTGTCAGGACCTGCATCGTTTCATTCGGGCACGGCGGTTCCTGCCCGAGGAGGAGGCGCGGGAGCTGTTCCGCCAGGTGCTGGAGGCCGTGCGGCACTGCACCAGCTGCGGGGTCCTGCACCGCGACATCAAACCAGGGAACATCCTGGTTGACCTGGACACCGGGCAGGCCAAACTGATTGACTTTGGCTGTGGCACCTACCTGCAAGACACAGCCTACACTCACTTTGCAGGTGAGCCCACGCAAGGCTCCTGGGCCCAGCATCTCATGACCCAACATCTCCCAGCCCAAGCTGGGTGTGGCAGCAGGGATTCTCCCTTTTGCTGCCCTTCATGGCACTGAGTCTTCAGCTGAGTTTCTTTTGAGCAGGGCTGAGTGGGGAGCCAGCTTCCAGCTGTGGTGGCAGCCTTAGCCCACCACTCTGCCCAgaactggggctggggcagccagcccaACATAAACACCCATGGGTAGCAGACAGGGGGGACCGGAACCTGTGCCCAGCCGGTTTGGTGTGCAGGTGAGAAAGGGCTTGGACTGCTCCACTCACCTGGTCTGTTGGGGTTCATAATGTTTTTTGGGGCAATGCAGGCAGGGAGGCTGAGAGCATGGTTTTTCCCAGCACTGGGTGGGTTCTTCCTTGTTATGGTCAGGCCTTGCCAGGGCTTCCACTGCCCTCTTCCAGCACCAGTGGCTTCTTTTCCAACCCCAAGTCTGCACACAAGTCCAGGTGCTGGCGAGAGGGCAGTGCTCACCCTGTGTGCCACTGATGCAGCCCCCAcatgcccagggatgctggggccaggctctgggagcagcagcatccccctgCTGAACTTCATCTGCATTCCATAGGAACACGGTCATACAGCCCCCCGGAATGGACCCACTTTGGCCGGTACTATGGCAAGCCAGCTACCATCTGGTCCCTGGGCATCCTGCTGCACCAGATGGTCTGCGGGGAGCACCCTTTCAGGAGGGGCCAGAACATCAGCTGGGACCATCAGCTCTCGCTGCCACAAAGGCTCTCTCAAGGTGGATCCTCTTCTCTGGGCACAGGGGgaatcccagtgctgggagccagcagcggGCTCGTGGGCATcctgcactggcagctgctgaggaggtggCACatgtcctgctctcctccaaACCAGGGAATTGATGGGAGAGTTTaggcccagctctgagcacatccagcatggcctgggcaTGGTAATGGTGGGGCAAAGCCAATAGGAGCCTTCTCCAACTAACCGGTGGTTTTTGGTTTCTCTGCCCAGAGTGCCAAGATCTGATCAAGCGGTGTTTATCCATGCTGGACTTGGAAAGGCCCTCATTAGAAGAGCTGTTCTGTCATCCTTGGATGCAGGATATTAATCTGCCCTAGAAGAAGGGAGAGAGCCACAGGCACACTTTGATCCAGGGCCCTGGTAAGTTCCAGCTCCACACATGCCTTGGCAATCAGAAGCAAAGGAACCCAGCCCTTTTTGTGCTGCCTGTGTCACTGCACCGGGCTCATGGGATGGGAACACACAGCCCTTGTGCTGGagtgagctgctctgcccagcactggtggCCACCATCCCAGCTGGTTTTGCTGGTCCTGAGGGCCTGGTCttctccccagggaaggagaaagagcccctggagaagctgtaCCGGGTGGGGatactctgctgctgctggaaagagTGAGGATGACACCAAGGATGACAAGCCCTTCCTCAGCCTGGCCAGCTGAAGATGATGGACTTTGATTCTGGCACCTTCTTCAAAGCCAG
It contains:
- the LOC135460850 gene encoding serine/threonine-protein kinase pim-1-like, encoding MRGKGGNEGGGRKGRAMPPARPRPRAGLPRARPRPSRRGLASARLWPYWRWRCWAGISAWCEGGIAALCLRLARARPRPRRRVQSRPRPRLLPGPAEDTRGAAAPAASAAASPARAPPLGSAAASPEPPVPRSRERTPGHGRPGAGEGRSEAVAGPGPSADSRVPPAGKAQQGLKEQYRLGSLLGRGGFGSVFAATRLSDGAPVAIKRVPRNRVLHWGELPDGTSAPLEIVLLAKVSTGFPGVVQLLEWLELPKDILMVLERPERCQDLHRFIRARRFLPEEEARELFRQVLEAVRHCTSCGVLHRDIKPGNILVDLDTGQAKLIDFGCGTYLQDTAYTHFAGTRSYSPPEWTHFGRYYGKPATIWSLGILLHQMVCGEHPFRRGQNISWDHQLSLPQRLSQECQDLIKRCLSMLDLERPSLEELFCHPWMQDINLP